In a single window of the Biomphalaria glabrata chromosome 13, xgBioGlab47.1, whole genome shotgun sequence genome:
- the LOC106067442 gene encoding cationic amino acid transporter 4-like — MKEHSIWRSRLHHLGQRMIQQKVVGENDMKTELRRCLTTPQLTLLGVGNTIGVGIYVMLGVMAKENAGPSVILCFAAAIFVTLMNALVYAEFSTYIPQTGAAYIYFYKVFGEFAAFLCGWLILITFTFASSVGARAWSGMLDSFFNNTIQDQTTKFFGKIQFGMPFAESLDVLAFAFQIAVVIIVSCNVMCSSIINTILGVLTSSVLIFVFIVGIIYGNPENFRNTEHGGFFPFGIVGVIKGTSLALYATSGFDIICLSAEEAKNPAKAIPRAIILELLIVGAVYIGAAVGMLFLIPYWLIDLRSPLPSAFEYVHLPWGKFIVTIGPMFGVTNLQMLGIYSVSRVMYRMSKDGLFLQCFLKVNKKTGVPLNSVVCVGVLTSVTALLFDLSYIVKITVLLMMMNSVMVGTALIKLIITEGNRTDNFSEPNSGSYQRDKTEQDFIENEIVVGECRTSDSAENLAVVTEENGHVVFSESAPTLEFRAVDNNSLENTFNNHIQNKGAGVSENSDLTNELERSSDESRKGGTTATTAYDETEDDLLFQKSASVHRCPAYQERSLALQDSNMGVKQRIAACLSPFFPGILSVNVMLTLHWLACVALALQINFGYKDIIQLKLVSILSLSILLVLLVLISFFLWSQCHRSNRQGFQTPLMPFIPTMSVLSSAILMFSAGDMSGFIEVIILVVLGAIFYVIMVLCKFNSERSFSLPEGCDERNSLLAGSGDDADDEIESDEI, encoded by the exons ATGAAAGAACATTCAATCTGGCGAAGTAGGCTACACCACCTTGGCCAGCGTATGATTCAGCAAAAAGTTGTTGGTGAAAATGATATGAAGACAGAACTGCGAAGATGTCTAACCACTCCTCAGTTGACACTGCTGGGTGTAGGAAACACAATTGGTGTTGGAATCTATGTCATGTTAGGAGTCATGGCTAAGGAGAATGcag GGCCTTCTGTAATCCTGTGCTTTGCTGCAGCTATTTTTGTCACATTAATGAATGCTTTGGTTTACGCTGAGTTTTCCACCTACATTCCACAAACTGGTGCtgcctatatttatttttacaag gttttTGGTGAATTTGCTGCATTTCTCTGTGGCTGGTTGATTCTCATTA CTTTCACATTCGCAAGTTCTGTTGGGGCTCGTGCTTGGAGTGGAATGTTGGATTCATTCTTCAACAACACCATTCAG GACCAAACCACAAAATTCTTTGGGAAAATCCAGTTTGGCATGCCATTTGCAGAATCTTTAGATGTCCTGGCCTTTGCCTTTCAGATAGCTGTTGTCATAATTGTATCCTGCAATGTCATGTGCTCATCTATAATCAACACTATCCTCGGTGTTCTCACCTCTTCAGTTCTTATATTTGTCTTCATTGTCGGTATCATCTATGGGAATCCAGAAAACTTTCGAAACACTGAGCATGGTGGCTTTTTCCCATTTGGTATCGTTGGAGTAATCAAGGGAACCTCATTGGCTCTATATGCTACAAGTGGTTTTGATATTATCTGTCTTTCTGCTGag gaaGCTAAAAATCCTGCTAAGGCCATTCCACGAGCAATAATACTTGAACTGTTGATTGTTGGTGCTGTTTATATTGGAGCTGCTGTTGGGATGCTATTTCTGATCCCTTACTGGCTGATAGATCTGCGCTCACCCCTACCCTCTGCATTTGAATATGTTCACTTACCATGGGGGAAATTTATTGTTACTATTGGCCCCATGTTTGGTGTCACCAACCTTCAGATGTTGGGGATCTACAGCGTGTCCAGGGTCATGTATCGGATGTCTAAAGATGGTCTGTTTCTCCAATGTTTCCTCAAAGTCAACAAGAAGACTGGTGTTCCACTTAACAGTGTGGTGTGTGTGGGTGTCTTGACCTCTGTCACAGCCTTGCTGTTTGACCTTTCGTACATCGTCAAAATCACTGTTCTGCTAATGATGATGAACTCCGTCATGGTGGGTACGGCCCTCATCAAACTGATCATTACAGAGGGCAACAGGACTGACAATTTCTCTGAGCCAAACTCAGGAAGCTACCAAAGAGATAAAACTGAACAAGACTTTATTGAGAATGAGATTGTGGTGGGTGAGTGTAGAACCAGCGATAGTGCAGAAAACTTGGCTGTAGTAACGGAGGAAAATGGTCATGTAGTTTTCTCAGAGTCAGCACCTACCCTTGAATTCAGGgcagttgacaacaacagtCTAGAAAACACATTCAATAATCATATTCAAAATAAAGGAGCCGGAGTTTCTGAAAATTCTGACCTAACAAATGAGCTGGAAAGAAGTTCAGACGAATCAAGGAAAGGTGGAACTACTGCTACCACAGCTTACGATGAAACAGAAGATGATTTGCTCTTTCAGAAATCTGCCAGTGTTCATCGTTGCCCTGCTTATCAGGAAAGGAGCCTTGCTTTACAGGACTCCAACATGGGTGTCAAGCAGAGAATTGCTGCATGTCTTTCCCCCTTCTTTCCTGGTATTCTGTCTGTAAATGTGATGCTGACTCTACACTGGCTAGCCTGTGTAGCTCTAGCATTACAGATCAACTTTGGATATAAAGACATTATACAGCTGAAGTTGGTCAGTATCCTGTCTCTCAGCATTCTCCTTGTCCTGCTAGTTCTCATATCATTCTTTTTGTGGTCACAGTGTCACAGATCCAACCGACAAGGTTTCCAG ACTCCATTGATGCCGTTCATCCCAACAATGTCTGTGCTGTCTAGCGCTATCTTGATGTTTTCTGCAGGAGATATGTCTGGCTTCATTGAAGTTATTATACTTGTTGTTTTAG GAGCTATATTCTATGTTATCATGGTGCTGTGCAAGTTTAACTCAGAACGCAGTTTTTCGTTGCCTGAGGGCTGTGATGAGAGAAATAGTCTTCTGGCTGGCAGTGGAGATGATGCTGATGATGAAATAGAATCGGatgaaatttaa